In Microthrixaceae bacterium, the sequence CGTGTCGTTCTTCGTCGGTCTGGCCTTGTCCCGCCTTGGGTTGTGGGTCGCTGGTTGGGCCGACGGCCCCGAGACCCGAAGCGTCGCCGAATAGGAATCAGCACCAGCCATGGTCGAGGACAGTTCACAGACGAGCCCCGTTCGACTCGCCGTGCTCGGCGTCATTTGCGTCGCGTTGTTCTCCGCGATGTTCGCCAGGCTCTACTACCTCCAGATCATCGATCATCAGACCTACCAGGAGGTATCCCAGGCGGTGCACCAACGCACCAAACAGGAGGAGGCCCCGAGGGGCCGGATCCTCGACCGCAAGGGGCGGGTTCTGGTCGACAACGAGACGATCGTGGTGGTCGGCCTCGATAAGGAAGCGGCCCGCGGCGCCGGCCTCGGCAACGGCGAGGGAAGTGACCGCCAGTCACAAATCGACCTGCGCACCGAGATGTTCAACCGTCTCGCATCGGTGATGACCCGCCTGCAGCAACCGGTCAAGGTGCTGGAACTCGAGACCCTCTACACCGATCGACGCTACGGGCCCAACGATTTCATCCCCATCGCCAGCGACGAGGTGACCGAGGAGCTTCAGGCATTCCTGATCGAGAACAAAGCGGATTTCCCCGGGGTATCGGTTCGAACTCGCACGGTCCGCTCCTACCCCTACGGCACGCGGGCGGCACACATCCTCGGCTATGTCGGGCGGGTGAACGCGCAGGAGTTGGAATCCGAGCTCGTCACCTCCCAGGGGACCCCGGAGCAGCCGGCCGACGAGAACGCGAAGCCGTATGCGGCCTCCGACGAGATCGGAAAGGCGGGAATCGAACGCACGATGGAGCGGTACCTTCGCGGCAAGCCGGGAATCACGGTGATCCAGGTGGATGCTCGAGGGCAGCGCATCGGCACGATCAAAGAGCCAGAACTCGAACAGGGCGACGACGTCTGGCTCACGATCGACATCGACGTTCAGGCGTACCTCGAAGACGAGTTGCGCAACACCGTGTTGTCGCGGCGGGGGAACCTGGCCGGATGCAACCCGGACCCGTGCAACTCCACCGATGGAACTTCGGTCATTCTCGATCCGCGCAACGGTCAGGTGCTCGCCATCGCGAGTTACCCGAGCTTCGATCCCTCCGAGTTGGTCAACGGCATCAGCACCGAGGCCTGGGAGCGGCTCACGGCGAAGGAGTACGGCGAGCCCATGTTGAACCGGGCGACCTCCAAGCTGTTCGCCCCGGGTTCGACCTACAAGCTCATCACCAGCATCGCCGGATTGAGAGCCGGGGTGACCACGGCCGATGAGTGGTACCAGGACCGCGGCGTCTATGAGATCCAGAACTGCAAGTGGGCATGTACACGGCAAAATGC encodes:
- the mrdA gene encoding penicillin-binding protein 2, whose amino-acid sequence is MVEDSSQTSPVRLAVLGVICVALFSAMFARLYYLQIIDHQTYQEVSQAVHQRTKQEEAPRGRILDRKGRVLVDNETIVVVGLDKEAARGAGLGNGEGSDRQSQIDLRTEMFNRLASVMTRLQQPVKVLELETLYTDRRYGPNDFIPIASDEVTEELQAFLIENKADFPGVSVRTRTVRSYPYGTRAAHILGYVGRVNAQELESELVTSQGTPEQPADENAKPYAASDEIGKAGIERTMERYLRGKPGITVIQVDARGQRIGTIKEPELEQGDDVWLTIDIDVQAYLEDELRNTVLSRRGNLAGCNPDPCNSTDGTSVILDPRNGQVLAIASYPSFDPSELVNGISTEAWERLTAKEYGEPMLNRATSKLFAPGSTYKLITSIAGLRAGVTTADEWYQDRGVYEIQNCKWACTRQNAGKARLGSVNLESAITKSSDTYFYRMGDLLWQRRDVLGESPIQDVAAEFGFGAKTGIQVTTEATGRIGTPAWLRDAYDANPGAFDHRDWTVGDNVNASIGQGMTDVTAIQLANAYAAFANGGTLFQPQIVLQVTHPMSMARTPADLENITTVLSWDPRTLRSERIAFNEVDYQAMYRGFIGVTQSGSGTARKSWQTFTPDFSVAGKTGTAQVHRKADTSLFVGWGPADPTGAVPAAYVIASIIPEGGFGDVASGALTMKVFRTLSRMEWPVASFTPTRSAAAGPTTNIPESVSTTTTTIPIAGSEPPLGSTGEAMPTESSVPATDGESPEVAPAGAAEAQTP